The genomic DNA AACGCTTGGCGATCGAATCCGTCAGGTTGCCGATCGACTAAATCAGGAAACCCAGATCCAAATCAAAGCCACATCCCGCATTCTGGGAGCCGCTGCCCAAATTGCCCAAAACCACGATCGTCTGATTGATGAAGTCGTAGACATGGTGGAAGAAGATCTGGCGCAGCAGAAAGATTTTAATCAGAACTCCTATACGGTCGATCGCCTGAAGCGAGAGTTCAAATCGCTCAACGAAGCCAAATCCCATTTTGATATCAAGGCAAATAGCTGGGCAAATCTCGCGGACAAACTCAACCAGAGCAAATCTGCTAATGCTGACTCAAAGCAAACAAAGCGATCGAGTAAAAAAACTGATACTCCATTGGTTAATTCTGCGATCGGGGAGAGACTCGACAAAATAGAAGCAGAAATGCAAAGCTTAAGGACTGATTTGGCGATGGCACTTGAGGCGATCGGACGACTTGAGGAGCAGCTTAAATAAGCCATAACTGCAAAGTAACCGCCCCACTGCTTTCAACACTTTGAGGAACGCTACAGAGTCCCAGAGTAGGCAATGCGATAGGTGCTATCCCCATCGAACGGAGTCAACCTAAGGTAATACGTGGCTCGAACCCCTGTAGAGTTAAACAGCGTCCCTTGCCCAGACAGTGGAAATACCGGATTGATTGTCAAAGTGTCCCCATCCTTTTGAATTCTGCCATTTCCAACCTTGATGAAGACTGACAGGTTCGCACCATTTCCGTCTGCCGTAATCCGCAGTGAATCTCTTAATTCCACACCGGGAAGAACCTTGAATTGAAAGTAATCGGCTCGATCGCCCGCACCCACAAAGCCTCTGGTGCGAAAGGAGAAAGAGCGACCGGGCTTAATTGTGCCTAAGTTGGTTGCAGTGCGAAAGGAATTGTCATTTTTGTCACTTAGAGCGCGGATGCTAGAGGCAGACCAAAGCGGATTTTCAGGTTGATGGCGTAAAAACATATTGGCAGGGATACAGTACAGCTAACTCAGAAACACCGATCACTCTAACCATCGATCGGGGAGAAATAGAGGAGCCGTCCCCTTCATTCCCCATCTCCCTCGCTCACCTACCCATCCACTTATCCACCCATCCACTCCCCACTCCCCACTCCCCATCCACCCCAAAAAAGCCTTAATATTTCTTTAAGGAATCTCTTCCAACCTGGAGGTCACGATGTTAGAGCAATTCGCTGCACGGTTAAGTGAACTTCTGGAGCCGATCGCCGCATTTTTTCGCGATTTGAATGTGCCAGAGCCGATCGTCCACTGGGGACATCCGGTGATGATGGGGATTGTGGTGCTGGTGATGGGGAGCTACGCAGTTTACGCAGGCTGGAAAGGACGGCTCGCGACCGATCCGGAAGTGGCGGCAAAAAATTGGATGGATCACAAGAAAATTGCGCCGCTGATGTTTTTGTTTATCGCAATGGGCTATACGGGAGGTGTTCTGTCCCTGGTGATGCAAAAGCAGCCGATTTTGGGCAGCACTCACTTCTGGACGGGATCGATCGCTTTACTCCTGCTGACGCTGAACGGTCTGTTCATTGCGCTCAGTTTTGGGAAAGCTAAGGGGGTCTTGAGAACAGCTCACGCTTATCTGGGCAGTGTGGCTTTTGTGCTGCTGTTGCTGCATGGTGTATTTGGTTTGAAGCTGGGGCTTTCGATTTAGCGATCGCGCGATCGACTTTCGCTCTGGTTCATCATCTGCGATCGCAGCAACGGTTCTACAGGGCTGGCTGCGGTCTTTTTTATGCAAATCAGCGGTGCATTGGTTTGTCTGGCATATCTGCTGGGCTTGTTGGCAACAGGAATTCCGGGAAAGGTTCAGGGTCTTCCAGTCGGTTCAGTTTTGCTCTTGTGCGTTGGTGCGATCGCGGGTTTAGTCCTGCCACGCTGGAATCGCTCGCTTCCCAAATCACGGGTTTGGATACTGGCAGCACTCATCGGTTTTGCAGCAGGGCTATATTTTGACTGGCGAATGCCCGAAGCCTCAAAGACCGATATCAGCCGCTATGGGACGATCGCCTCTCCGGTGACTATAACCGGAAAGATTATCAGTACGCCTCGCCTGACCCGCAGTGAAAAGGTGCAGTTTGAGCTTGAGGTATCGGATTTAGCGGCAGTTCCGCGAAGTAATACGCCTCAAAGGGACGATCGCAGCAATTCAGGTAAAGCCAATTCAAGTCAGGGAAATTCCGGTAAGGGGAATTCGGGCGATCGGTGTGTTGGCAATCAATGTCAGGGCAAGTCAAACCGATCGTCTGTCAATTCGTCAATCAGTCAGGCTCAAAACGCTTCAGCACAACCTGCTCCTGCGTCAGACCTTCCTGTAATCAATCGCCCGATTACGGGCAAAATTTACGTCACCGTACCCAACGATCGCGAGAATCCTTTCTATCCCAACCGCATTTATCCAGGTCAGACGATCGCGGTGACGGGTGAACTGTATATGCCTCGCCCTGCGGGCAATCCGGGTGGGTTCAACTTTTCCCAGTACTTAAGGCGAAACGGAATTTTTACCGGAATCCGGGGTGAGACGATCGCGATTACCGGAAACGCTTCACCTCCCATTTTTTGGTCAATTCGGCGGCGGATTGTTGCAGTTCAGACGGCTGGGGCGGGAGAAAGGACAGGAGCGTTACTGAGCGCGATCGTAGTGGGGCGGCGCGGCGTAGATGTGCCCTTTGACATTCAGGATGCCTTTGCGCGGGTGGGACTGGCGCACGTTCTGGCGGCTAGTGGATTTCAGGTAACTTTGCTGATTGGGGTCATTCTGTCGCTGACGGAAAAATTGCCTGCAAAGGCACGATTTGCGGTCGGACTCTCTACCCTGATTTTCTATGTCGGTCTGACAGGGGCAGAAGCTCCAGCGGTGCGGGCGGGCATTATGGGTGGGACAGTGCTGCTGGCAATCATGCTCGATCGCAAGGTAAAAATTCTGCCTGTGCTGCTGTTTGCGGCGACGACGATGCTACTCTGTGATCCCCTTTCTATCTGGGATCTGGGCTTTCAGATGAGTTTTTTGGCAACCCTGGGTCTGGTCGTCACGGTTCCAGTCTTGGATAAATGGCTGGATTGGTTGCCGCCCAGAATGACGAGCTATATTACCGTTCCAACGGCGGCGTATCTGTGGCTGCTGCCGCTTCAGCTAGGCGCGTTTGGCATGGTTTCGCCCTACAGTGTGCCGATTAACGTGCTTTCTGCCCCGATCGTCTCCCTGGTGAGTATTGGCGGCATGATCAGTGCGGTCTTAGGACTCATCTTACCTGCTGCGGGCAGCGGACTGGCTTGGGTGCTGGCATTTCCCACGAACTGGCTGATCTGGCTGGCGGAGAAGGGATCGGAGCTGCCGGGGAGTGGGTATGCGGCTGGAGCAATTAACCCGCTGCAAATTCTGATGCTCTACGGCTTGTTTCTGCTGGTGTGGTGGAGTCTGCCCTGGCGACAGAATTGGTGGATTGCCGGAATTTTGGGACTTTTGCTGGTAGCGGTTCCTGCCGTTTATGCTTCGACGCTGCTGCGGCTGACGGTGCTTCAGGCAAACAATCCGGTGCTGCTGGTTCAGGATCGGGGTCAGGCGGGACTGCTGAATCTGGGTCGGCAAAAGGACGCTCAATTTACCGTACTGCCGTTACTTCAGCGACAGGGCATTAATCATCTCGACTGGGCGATCGACCTCAACCTCAACCCGGACTCCATTGCGGGCTGGGACTATCTGCTGGAGCAAATACCCGTCAAGCTCTTTCTCAGCCGTACCGCCAGAGCAGACTCGATCGCGGCTTACCAGGACTTGAATCGCAAAGTTCGATCGCAGCAGGGTCAGGCAATGGCGCTGGCAGTGGGACAACCGATCGACTTGGGTGCAATTCAAATGAAACCGATTAGCTTTAATCCGATCGCCCTTCAAATTCAAATGCAGGGTAAAACCTGGCTCTTGCTGCAAAACCTGTCGCCCCGCAGCGCAAAACTGTCTGACCTCATTTCGACCCTGCCGCAGGCGGAAGTCCTCTGGTGGTCGGGCAATTGGAGCGATCTGCGCTTACTGAAACAGGTACAGCCCCAAACCGCGATCGTCTCCGGAGATCTGCCCCGACTCCAGGACAAGCTGATTGCCCAGCAAATCACTACCTACGCTACCGAGCAGGATGGAGCCGTGCAGTGGGTTAGCGAGAGATCGGAATTGCCCGGTTGGATCGATCGCTTTTGGAGTCGGCAAGGATTTCGCCGATTTGCAGGGGATGCAGTACAATAATCTGAGCAACCTTTTGGAGAGGTGGCAGAGCGGTTGAATGCGCTTGACTCGAAATCAAGTTTGGGGCAACTCAACGGGGGTTCGAATCCCCCCCTCTCCGTACCACACAGCATTTCTATCCTGACTTACTAATTTTGCCGACATTGGCTGTCGCTCCTTGACTCGTTGGGGGGCGATCGTTTTTTGGCATTCAGACTTTTGGCAACTAGCCTTTTGGCATTCAGTCCTTTGGCAATAATTATTTGGACGCAGCCCTATCTGCACGATCGGGTAATTCCCCTGGTAATTCCTGTATAGAGGCAAATGAACTTGAAACATAGTTCAACAAATTTTTTCTCTTTTCGGAATCGCTCGAACCGGGAAAGTATCTCATAAAAGAAATAACGGACAAGATAAAACTTCCAGGTTCTTGTTTCTTGTCGGTTCTTGTCGATTACAAAATCACTTCGTTCATTCTTTAACGCCCCCAAGGAGATACATCATGAAACTCACCTATCGCGGCATTTCCTATAGCTTAAATGACAAAGCGATCGCATTAGTTCCCAATTCTCATCCGCTTCGCTATCGCGGCATTGCTTATTCTACGGGTGAGGCTGAGCTGAGCGCCCCAATCCGGACAACTACCCAGCTACGGTTTCGCGGCATTGCCTATTCTCGTCCTCAATTTGCGTCGATTTAACCTGCATCAATCTGTATAGATTCACTTCAGGCGATCGCTGCCTGATACGGTCAAGCCCAGGCAATAAATTGGCGGCATTCTTAATACCCTGCGAGCTTCAATCTACAATTTTTAGTAAACCGCCCCCAAGCTTATAAAGGGGGCATTTTTATTAGCTCAAGGCGATCGTTATGCCATCCTGCCCCAACTAGAGCGATGATAGGAGACGTGGAAAACCTGTCTGGGTTCAATCCCCATCCTGCTGAATCATCAAATTTTCCTGTAGAGCCTGACCTGCACAATGACCGCCAAACCTCTAACTAACCATTTACAAGACCTCGAACGTGCGATCGCCCAACTCTCCGTGAAAGAAAAGCTCTGGCTCTTAGAGCGAATTGCGCGACAGTTGCGGGAATCGGACGAAACGGAATTTCCGGAGACAAGCCAGCCAGAACCAGAAATCCAAAGACCTGCCGTTTATGCCCATCGGGGCGCTTCTAAGGAAGCCAGGGAAAATACGATCGCTGCCTTTGAACGGGCGATCGAACTGGGCGCAGAGGGAATTGAACTGGATGTGCGCTGCACGATCGATCGGGTTGCCGTGGTTTATCACGATGCGGAAATTCAGGAACGGGCAATCGAGCAATTGACCTGGGCAGAGGTGCAGTCGCTGGATGCAGAAATTCCGACGCTGACACAGGCAGTTCAGTACTGCAAAGATCGAATTCTGCTGGACGTGGAAATTAAAGAATCGGGCTACGAAGCGGAAGTGCTGGAGGCATTAAAGCCACTGACAATCGATCGATTTGTCATTACTTCTTTTAAGCTGGACGCACTCGATCGCGTTAAACAATTAAATTCACAAATCAAAGTCGGTTTTCTGATTGACGTCGAATCGATTGCGTTCCTGCCCAATGCCAGAACCTTAAACCAGCGGCTCAAGGCGATCGGCGTGGATTTCTTTGCGCTGGACTGGCTGATTTTGAATCATCCGGCGATCGGGCAACTGTCGCCCCAGGTGTTCTGGATCTGGACGGTGAATCAGCCTGTGATTACGCAAAAGCTGATCGACGAAGCCAACAAGCCAGATAATCTTCGCCAAATTGCCGCCCTGATTACGGACTATCCCGATCGGGCTTTGGCATTGCGAAAAGGAACCGTTGAATAGACGATCGTGCTACCGCCGTAGTTTTTCCAGCCATCGTGCCCCTTGTGGTCAGGAAATGGGATTTGAGATGGGATTTGAGATGGGATTTGAGATGTAGTTTCGATTACATGGTCTGAGGCACAAAGTTTGTCACGATGAAGCTGGCACCATAAAGCTGTCTCGATAAAGCCCGTCTTAATAAAATCCATCTCGATCGACACGATCGCTTTTGACTCTCCATGTCTACCATCACTCCCCAGCCTCAACTTCGACGCGAACTCGGCGTCCTTGGTGCAACCCTGATGGGACTGGGATCGATCGTCGGCACCGGGGTTTTTGTCAGTATTGGCATTGGCGCGAACTTAGCCGGACCTGCGGTGATCCTGGCGGTTCTGATTGGGGCGATCGTCGCAATTTGCAACGGGCTGAGCAGTGCCCAGCTTGCAGCAAGTCATCCGGTGAGCGGAGGCACTTACGAATATGGCTATCGCTATCTCACCCCCTGGCTCGGCTTTACGGCAGGATGGATGTTTCTGGTGGCAAAGTCGGCTTCGGCGGCAACAGCCGCACTAGGATTTGCCGGATATCTATTAAATCTGCTGGGCTTGAATTCTAGCGAAAATTCCCTGGGGCTGATTATTCTCGGACTGCTGGCAGTCGTAACTTTAACGGCGATCGTCCTTAAGGGAATTCGGCGATCGAATGCGGCAAATACGATGATTGTGTCGGTCACGCTGCTTGCGCTGGGATTTTTTGTGCTGGCTTGCCTGCCTGCGGCGATTCAGAACGGTTCTCAGAACCTCACGCCCTTCTTTACCTCGTCGCCTGCGGATGTGCTGGAAGCCAGTGCCCTGATGTTTGTGGCATATACCGGGTACGGCAGAATTGCCACGATGGGCGAGGAAGCCCGCAACCCCCGTGAAACCATCCCCAAAGCGATGATTGTCTGCCTCGGACTGACGCTGCTGCTGTACAGCACGATCGCCGCTGTTGGAATTGGGGCGGTCGGAGTGGAGGGACTGAGCGGCACGGCTCCCCTGGAAACCGCCATCAGTCAGATCACCGGGAGGGGCGGATCGGTGGTGCTGGCGATCGGGGCAATGACCGCCATGCTGGGAGTGTTGCTGAACCTGATTCTGGGGCTGTCGCGGGTGCTGCTGGCAATGGGACGGCGATCGGATATGCCGCGCTTTTTTGCTCAGTTAAACCGGGAACAGACGACACCCACCTGGGCAGTGCTGGGGGTAAGCGGGGCAATCGGACTGCTGGTGCTGGTGGGCAACGTGAAAACCACCTGGTCGTTTAGTGCGTTCAGCGTGCTGATTTACTACGCAATTACCAATTGGGCAGCTCTCCGACTTTCGACTCAGGACAGGCTATTTCCCGCTTGGATTTCGGCTGCGGGTCTGGTGTCCTGTCTGCTGCTGGCATTCTGGGTTGAGGCGATCGTCTGGCAGGTGGGGCTGGGCTTGATCCTGGCAGGACTCGTCTGGCACCGGGCGCGGCAGGCAAACCGGACGGAATAGGTTCTGCTGCGTTTTAGGCTCCGACAAGAGCAGAATTCGCACAATAAATGCCCATCTGTTGGAGCGCACCTGAACGGCTCGCCTGCGCCAATCGGGAAAAATCGGGCTGTCCTGCCTCATCGAGTAAGCCTTCTCGCTCCATTAACTCAAAGATGGTCTGGATCAGAAAAGCTTCCATTTGCGAGGCGCGATCGCCTAACCATGCATGGGTTGCAGCATCTTCCGGCGAGAAATTAGCACAGTCTGTCGTATAGCTGCGGAAATCTTTCACCTGTTGCAGCAGTCCAGCCAGGTAAGCCGGACACTTACAGGAAATGACTTCTGCATATTCACAGATCGCAATGAGCTGTTCATCCGACAGAGTGGGTGCATTAAAAGTGAGAGCGTTCATTGACAACATGGAGACCAATAAGGACGGGTAGTAAGAAGAACAGATAGTGAGGAAATAGAAAATGCAGGAGAAATAAAATTAATCAAGCTGCGAAATGACAACTGCTCTGGTCAATTTCCGCAAGCGAGACAGACAGGGAACTCTGATCGACATCAGCAAGGGAAGCGATCGAGTCCAAACAGGACACCTGTCGCAGATCTAGCCAAACCTTGTAAAGCCGATCGCCAGGAAAAAAAGTCAATATTGGGGTGACTCCCTGATGTGCCAGTGCAGAAGCCAGGGAAAAGGCATGAGAGCGTTGGCGCTGCTCAAAAGCACGATGGAAGACATAAAGCTTGGAGTCAAAACTCATGCCGGCATGAATTCTGCCCTCCGCAAAGAATGCAAACTGCCGCACTAAATTCTCTTGAATGAGTTTGGGCAGTGGGTGGAAAGAAGAACACTCGATCGGCATTTCGCTTGCTTAACAAATCTTAAGACTGAATCTAATTTATCATTCCCCAAGAGTAAGTTCTATCTATCTAGAGGAGTAGCCGCTGTTTAATTTTTGAGCAAACTTACCTTTAAGATAGGTTAAAGCGAGTCGATCGCAACAGAAAAATTACTTAACTTGCGATCGAGCGATTTATCTAGGGATGTGAAAGACTTATTTTGAGATTCTGCGGGTCTAGCATCCGAAATTGGAGTGGATATCCCTGGAGCAGGAATGTTTGATGTTGGTTTAGCGTTCACCTCGTCGGAAAGGAACCATGAGGGCTTTAGGGTAGCCCGCCCGTCTCGCCATTACGGTTAACGCAACGATGCTGAGAATGTAGGGCAACGCCAGAAACACCTGATAGGGAATCGCCCCGCCAATCTGCTGCTGAAGCCTGATCTGAAGGGCATCGAATCCGGCAAACAGGAGGGCACCGAGCAGCGCCTTAAACGGCTGCCACGAGGCAAAAATCACCAGCGCAATGCAGATCCAGCCGCGACCGTTGATCAGGTTTACAAAAAACGAGTCAAACGCGGACAGGGTGAGGAATGCGCCGCCGATCGCCATTAGCGCACTACCTGCCATGACTGCCCCCGTGCGAACGCCGTACACGCTTAACCCCTGAGCCTCTGCCGCCTGCGGATTTTCTCCGACCATGCGAACTGACAGACCAAGGGGTGTGGCATACAGCACATAGGCAATTACCCCCACCAGGGCGATCGCCAGATAGGTCAGCGGGGTTTGGGTAAAGAGTGCCTGTCCGACGATCGGAATCTGGGACAGCAGCGGAATTGGGTAGGGCTGGAAGGGCGTAATTTTGGGCGGTGTGGTGGCATCCGGCAGCAAAACTCGGTAGAAAAAGTAGGCAAGATTTGCTGCCAGCAGGGTAATGCCAATTCCCGTAACGTGCTGCGACAGCCCCAGGTAGACCGTAAACAGACTGTGCAATAGTCCGAACAGTAAGCCCACTGTCGCCGCCAGCAAAACGCCTGTCCACAGATCCGCACCCTGGTACACGCTTGCCCAGCCGACAAACGCCCCGATCGTCATAATTCCTTCAATACCGAGGTTCAAAACGCCCGATCGCTCACAGAGCAATTCACCCAGCGCCCCAAAAATCAGCGGACTGGCAATGCGTACCGTTGCCGTCCAGAACTCTACACCCAACAGTAGATTCAGTACATCCATAAGGCTTTAATGATTTCCAGGGCAACTACTTCCACCGCACCCGATAGCGCGTTAGCAAAATACTCACCAGCATACAGAGCAGCGATGCCGACACAATCACGTCTGCCAGATAGCTGGGCAAATTCGCCGCCCGACTCATTGCATCTGCGCCCACATAAATTGCCGCAATGAAAAACGCAGAAGCCAATACACCGATCGGGTGAAGCTGCGCCAGCATCGCCACAATGATGCCCGTGTATCCGAAGCCAGGCGACAGATCCAAACTCAGGTAGCCCCTCAGTCCCGCCACTTCGCCCACGCCGCCCATGCCTGCTAACCCGCCGCTCAGGAGAGCCGTTGCCAGAATAATTCGATCGATCGGAATGCCCGCAAACCTTGCTGCAATCTGATTTGCCCCGATCGCCTTCATCCGGTAGCCCAGCACTGCCCGATCGTTCAGCAACCAGACGAGAAAGGCAGAAATAATCGCGATGATTAATCCGAGGTGCGATCGTCCCAATAGCTTCGGAAACGCACCCTGGGCAATAATCGGCACTGCCTGGGGCCAGCCTAACGCCGACGGATCTTTGAGCGGACCTTCTACTAAATAGCCGACAAACAGCAGCACCACAAAGTTGAGCAGCAGCGTCGTCACCACCTCATCGACGGACAGCTTGGTTTTGAGGACGGCAGGCAGCAGCAGCAGCAGACCGCCAAACAGGAATCCGGCAATTAGCAGCAGCGGAATCATTAGAATCGGCGGCAGGGTAATCAGCCCGGTTCCAATTAGCGTGGCGGCGATCGCGCCCATGTAAAACTGCCCTTCTGCACCAATATTCCAGAGCTTTGCCCGGAATGCTACCGCAACGGCTAACCCGGTAAACATCAGCGGCGTGGCGCGAGACAGCGTTTCTGACAGGGCAAACCCGGAGCCGATCGCCCCCTTCAACATCACCCCGTAGGACTGAAACGGCGAAACCCCCGTCCAGGACACTAGCGGCACACAGAGAATTAGCGCCGCCACGATCGCCCCCAGAGGAGCTACAACCGCCAGCCACAGGGGAGTCGATTCACGCGGCTCTAACCGAATTTGACTCAACCGAAAATTAAGCGGCATCCGTCACCTGCCTTTCCTTTCCTGCCATCATCAGCCCTAAATCGCGTACTGATACTGCTCCCGGCGTCAGGGATTCCGAGAGGCGTCCCTGGTACATCACGTAGAGGCGATCGGATAAACCCAGCAATTCTTCCAGATCCTCGGAAATTAATAGCACTGCTGCACCGTTTGCCCTGGCGTTGAGAAGCTGCTGATGCACGTAGGTCACTGCCCCCAGGTCTAATCCTCGTGTAGGTTGACTGGCAATAATCAGCTTTGGATCGCGGGATAGCTCCCGTCCCAGGATCAGCTTTTGCATATTGCCGCCGGACAGCAGGCGCACCGTCGCATCCGGGGAAGGACAGCGGACATCGAAGGATTTAATCAGATCGATCGCATATTGATGCGCTGCATCCCGTTTAAGAATTCCGTTTTGCGAAAAACTCGGCTCCTGATGGGTTTCCAAAATCAGGTTTTCCCAGATGCTCATATCGGGAATCAGTCCCGTCTTGTGCCGATCTTCGGGAATCCGTGCCACCCTTGCCTGCACCATGCCCGACGGAGAGGGATCGGCGATCGACTTCCCATAAAGCTCCATTGTGCCTGTCGTGGGAACTGCCAGACCGCTCACCAGATTGAACAGCGTCCCCTGA from Leptolyngbya ohadii IS1 includes the following:
- a CDS encoding APC family permease is translated as MSTITPQPQLRRELGVLGATLMGLGSIVGTGVFVSIGIGANLAGPAVILAVLIGAIVAICNGLSSAQLAASHPVSGGTYEYGYRYLTPWLGFTAGWMFLVAKSASAATAALGFAGYLLNLLGLNSSENSLGLIILGLLAVVTLTAIVLKGIRRSNAANTMIVSVTLLALGFFVLACLPAAIQNGSQNLTPFFTSSPADVLEASALMFVAYTGYGRIATMGEEARNPRETIPKAMIVCLGLTLLLYSTIAAVGIGAVGVEGLSGTAPLETAISQITGRGGSVVLAIGAMTAMLGVLLNLILGLSRVLLAMGRRSDMPRFFAQLNREQTTPTWAVLGVSGAIGLLVLVGNVKTTWSFSAFSVLIYYAITNWAALRLSTQDRLFPAWISAAGLVSCLLLAFWVEAIVWQVGLGLILAGLVWHRARQANRTE
- a CDS encoding ComEC/Rec2 family competence protein, whose product is MQISGALVCLAYLLGLLATGIPGKVQGLPVGSVLLLCVGAIAGLVLPRWNRSLPKSRVWILAALIGFAAGLYFDWRMPEASKTDISRYGTIASPVTITGKIISTPRLTRSEKVQFELEVSDLAAVPRSNTPQRDDRSNSGKANSSQGNSGKGNSGDRCVGNQCQGKSNRSSVNSSISQAQNASAQPAPASDLPVINRPITGKIYVTVPNDRENPFYPNRIYPGQTIAVTGELYMPRPAGNPGGFNFSQYLRRNGIFTGIRGETIAITGNASPPIFWSIRRRIVAVQTAGAGERTGALLSAIVVGRRGVDVPFDIQDAFARVGLAHVLAASGFQVTLLIGVILSLTEKLPAKARFAVGLSTLIFYVGLTGAEAPAVRAGIMGGTVLLAIMLDRKVKILPVLLFAATTMLLCDPLSIWDLGFQMSFLATLGLVVTVPVLDKWLDWLPPRMTSYITVPTAAYLWLLPLQLGAFGMVSPYSVPINVLSAPIVSLVSIGGMISAVLGLILPAAGSGLAWVLAFPTNWLIWLAEKGSELPGSGYAAGAINPLQILMLYGLFLLVWWSLPWRQNWWIAGILGLLLVAVPAVYASTLLRLTVLQANNPVLLVQDRGQAGLLNLGRQKDAQFTVLPLLQRQGINHLDWAIDLNLNPDSIAGWDYLLEQIPVKLFLSRTARADSIAAYQDLNRKVRSQQGQAMALAVGQPIDLGAIQMKPISFNPIALQIQMQGKTWLLLQNLSPRSAKLSDLISTLPQAEVLWWSGNWSDLRLLKQVQPQTAIVSGDLPRLQDKLIAQQITTYATEQDGAVQWVSERSELPGWIDRFWSRQGFRRFAGDAVQ
- a CDS encoding ABC transporter permease, which translates into the protein MPLNFRLSQIRLEPRESTPLWLAVVAPLGAIVAALILCVPLVSWTGVSPFQSYGVMLKGAIGSGFALSETLSRATPLMFTGLAVAVAFRAKLWNIGAEGQFYMGAIAATLIGTGLITLPPILMIPLLLIAGFLFGGLLLLLPAVLKTKLSVDEVVTTLLLNFVVLLFVGYLVEGPLKDPSALGWPQAVPIIAQGAFPKLLGRSHLGLIIAIISAFLVWLLNDRAVLGYRMKAIGANQIAARFAGIPIDRIILATALLSGGLAGMGGVGEVAGLRGYLSLDLSPGFGYTGIIVAMLAQLHPIGVLASAFFIAAIYVGADAMSRAANLPSYLADVIVSASLLCMLVSILLTRYRVRWK
- a CDS encoding ABC transporter permease, with translation MDVLNLLLGVEFWTATVRIASPLIFGALGELLCERSGVLNLGIEGIMTIGAFVGWASVYQGADLWTGVLLAATVGLLFGLLHSLFTVYLGLSQHVTGIGITLLAANLAYFFYRVLLPDATTPPKITPFQPYPIPLLSQIPIVGQALFTQTPLTYLAIALVGVIAYVLYATPLGLSVRMVGENPQAAEAQGLSVYGVRTGAVMAGSALMAIGGAFLTLSAFDSFFVNLINGRGWICIALVIFASWQPFKALLGALLFAGFDALQIRLQQQIGGAIPYQVFLALPYILSIVALTVMARRAGYPKALMVPFRRGER
- a CDS encoding DUF4278 domain-containing protein; protein product: MKLTYRGISYSLNDKAIALVPNSHPLRYRGIAYSTGEAELSAPIRTTTQLRFRGIAYSRPQFASI
- a CDS encoding DUF4079 domain-containing protein, with amino-acid sequence MLEQFAARLSELLEPIAAFFRDLNVPEPIVHWGHPVMMGIVVLVMGSYAVYAGWKGRLATDPEVAAKNWMDHKKIAPLMFLFIAMGYTGGVLSLVMQKQPILGSTHFWTGSIALLLLTLNGLFIALSFGKAKGVLRTAHAYLGSVAFVLLLLHGVFGLKLGLSI
- a CDS encoding glycerophosphodiester phosphodiesterase encodes the protein MTAKPLTNHLQDLERAIAQLSVKEKLWLLERIARQLRESDETEFPETSQPEPEIQRPAVYAHRGASKEARENTIAAFERAIELGAEGIELDVRCTIDRVAVVYHDAEIQERAIEQLTWAEVQSLDAEIPTLTQAVQYCKDRILLDVEIKESGYEAEVLEALKPLTIDRFVITSFKLDALDRVKQLNSQIKVGFLIDVESIAFLPNARTLNQRLKAIGVDFFALDWLILNHPAIGQLSPQVFWIWTVNQPVITQKLIDEANKPDNLRQIAALITDYPDRALALRKGTVE